TGGGCCGAGATCAGCACCCGGCCAGAGGCCCGCTCCAGCACCGGCTGGTTGATGCCGCGGTGGCCGAACTTGAGCTTGTAGGTGCCGAACCCGAGGGCCCGGCCCAGGATCTGGTTGCCGAAGCAGATGCCGAACAGCGGGATCCGGCGGGCCAGGATCTCGCGGGTCAGGGCCACCATCTCGGTCTGGGTGGCCGGATCGCCGGGACCGTTGGACAGGAAGACCCCGTCCACGCCGAGGGCTTCGATCTCCTCGATGGTGACGTCGCCCGGGACGACGACGGTGGTGATGCCGCGCTGGGCCATCATCCGCGGGGTGTTCGCCTTGATGCCCAGATCGACCGCGGCGACGCGGAACCGCGACTCGCCGGCGGCCGGCACCGTGTAGGGCTGGGCCGTGGTCACCTCGTCGGTCAGGTCGGCGCCCTCCATGCCGGGCTGGGCCCGCACTTGGGCCACCAGATCCTCGACCGAGCTCAGGGCGTCACCGGAGAAGATGCCGCAACGCATCGCCCCAGCGGTCCGCAGGTGCCGGGTCAACGCCCTGGTGTCCACCCCCGAGATCCCCACCACGTTCTGGGTTTCCATCTCGGCCGGCAGGCTGGAGGACGCCCGCCAGTTGGACGGTTCGGGCGACAGGTCGCGCACCACGTAACCGGCCACCCAGATGCGTCCGGATTCGTTGTCGTTCTGTTCCGGGCCGGCCACCCAGCCGGTGTTGCCGATCTGGGGAGCCGTGGCCACGACCACCTGACGACGGTACGACGGGTCGGTCAGCGTCTCCTGGTACCCGGTCATGCCGGTGGAGAAGACGGCCTCGCCGAAGGCGGAACCCGTTGCCCCGAAACCGGTGCCGCGGTAGACACGGCCGTCCTCGAGGACCAGAAGGGCGGTGGCGTTCGGAGTTGTTGTTGTCATGCCGTTGCTCCGTCGTTCGTGGTGGCGCCGGGAATGACGCCGGGAATGAGTTGCCGGGCGGTCTGGATCCATTCGGCCTGGGCCTGCAGGTCGTCCAGACGCAGACCCGAATCGACCTGGACGCCGCCCAGGTCCCAGGTGATGACCAGGACGCCGTCGGGCATGGCCATCACCTTGCCGGCGATGCCGGGGGCGGCGCCCACCGCGACGAGATCGGCGGCCGGGATGAAGATCGCGGTCTCCCCGACCCGGTCGATCAGCACGCCGCGCCGGCTCAGGTGCACCGTCGCCGCGGCCCGCCGGCCGAGGGTGTGGGCGACGATGCGGTCCTGCCAGGAACCGGCATTGGTGGTGGAGACGTAGAGCCCGGACAACGGTGCGCAGAGCTCGTCGCCGAGGTCGGCCGGCGCGGCCGGCGGGGCGGCCAGGTCGGACTGACGCGCTGCCCGGTGCCGCCAGCCGACCAGGATGCCGTAGGCCGACAGGAGGATCAGCGCGACCAGCACCAGGGTCAGGAGTAGTCGTTCCATCGTCAGACCTCCACGGTCGCGGCGGCCAGGACGCCGGCCCGGACGGTCGGTCGTCCGCGCAGGATGGTGGCGACCACCTTGCCGGGCAGCGTCATGCCCTCGAACGGCGTGTTGTCGGACAGGCTGGCCAGATCGTCCCCGCGCACGGTCCAGGTGGCGGCCGGGTCGACCAGGACCAGGTTGGCCGGCTCACCCTCGGCGATCGGCCGGCCGTGGTCGGCCAGACCGCCGATGACGGCCGGGTTCTCGCTCATCACCCGGGCCACCCCGCGCCAGTCGAGCAACCCCGTTGCCACCATGGTGGCGATGACGACGGACAGCGCGGTCTGCAGGCCGAGCATGCCCGGCTTCGCGTTGTCCCACTCGGTTTCCTTGTCCTGGATCGCGTGCGGGGCGTGGTCGGTGGCGACGATGTCGATCGTGCCGCCGGCCAGCGCCGTCCGCAACGCGGTGACGTCCGACGCCGTCCGCAGCGGCGGGTTGACCTTGAACACCGGGTCGTAGCCGATCGCGCGCTCGTCGGTGAGGATCAGATGGTGCGGGGTCACCTCGGCCGTGACCCGGGTACCGCGGGCCTTGGCGGCGGCGACGATCTCCACCGATCCGGCGGTGGACAGGTGGCAGACGTGCAGCCGGGAGTCGACGTGGTCGGCCAGCAGGCAGTCGCGGGCGATGATGGCCTCCTCGGCCACAGCGGGCCAGCCGGTCATCCCGAGGGTGGCCGACACGATGCCCTCGTGCATCTGGGCGCCGACGGTCAGCCGGGGCTCCTGGGCGTGCTGGGCGATGACTCCGTCGAACGCCTTCACGTATTCCAGGGCGCGGCGCATCAGCAGCGGGTCGGACACACAATCGCCGTCGTCGGAGAAGACGCGAACCCGGGCCGCGGAGGCAGCCATGGCCCCGAGTTCGGCCAGCCGCTCCCCTCTCCGGCCGACCGTGACGGCGCCGATCGGGAAGACGTCGACCAGGCCGGCCGCGACGCCCAGCCGGTACACCTGCTCGACCACCCCGGCGGTGTCGGCGGTCGGGTCCGTGTTGGGCATGGCGAAGATCGCCGTGTACCCGCCGAGCGCAGCGGCGGCCGAACCGGTGGCCACGGTCTCCGAATCCTCGCGCCCCGGCTCCCGGAGATGGGTGTGCAGGTCGACCAGGCCGGGCAGCACGATCAGTCCGGACCCGTCGATCCGTTCGGCCCCCGCGGCCCGGGGATCGGTGGACGCCGCGGCGCCGGCGACGGCCACCACGCCGTCCAGGAGCAGCAGGTCGGTGACCTCCTCGCCGTAGGGCCGGGCTCCGGTGATCAGTACCGCGCTCATCGTGTTCCTCTCGATCTGGGTCGGGTCGCCGGACGGACCCGGCTCGTCGCGTCGGCGTTCGGGCGCGGCCCGCTCGTGCCTGGTTGCGCCGCTCACTCGTCCCGACCGCCGGTGAGCAGCAGGTAGAGCACGGCCATCCGGACGGTGACCCCGTTGGCGACCTGCTCGACGATCACCGAACCGGCGCTGTCGGCGACCTGTGGGGTGATCTCCATCCCGCGGTTCATCGGGCCCGGGTGCATGACGATGCCGTGCCGGGCGAGCAGCGCGGCTCGCCGGGAATCCAGCCCGTAGGAGCGGCTGTACTCGCGTTCGGTCGGGAAGAACGCGCCACCCATCCGCTCGCGCTGCACCCGCAGCATCATCACCGCGTCGGCGCCGACCAGTGAGGCGTCCAGGTCGTAGGAGACGTCGGCCGGCCAGGTGTCGACCCCGACCGGCAGCAGGGTCGGCGGGGCGACCAGCGTCACCCTGACCCCGAGGGTCGACAGCAGCAGCACGTTGGAACGGGCGACCCGGGAGTGCAGGACATCACCGACGATCACCACCCGCCGGCCCTCCAGGCTGCCGCCCGGGGCCAGGTGCCGGCGCAGCGTGTAGGCGTCCAGCAGCGCCTGGGTCGGGTGTTCGTGGGTACCGTCGCCGGCGTTGATGACGTGACCGTCGACCCAGGCCGACAGCCGCTCCGGGGCCCCGGACGACGAGTGCCGGCAGACGACCGCGTCGGCTCCCATGGCCTGCAGGGTCAGCGCGGTGTCCTTGAGCGACTCGCCCTTGGACACCGAGGATCCCTTGGCCGAGAAATTGATGACGTCGG
This window of the Nakamurella panacisegetis genome carries:
- the carA gene encoding glutamine-hydrolyzing carbamoyl-phosphate synthase small subunit → MTTTTPNATALLVLEDGRVYRGTGFGATGSAFGEAVFSTGMTGYQETLTDPSYRRQVVVATAPQIGNTGWVAGPEQNDNESGRIWVAGYVVRDLSPEPSNWRASSSLPAEMETQNVVGISGVDTRALTRHLRTAGAMRCGIFSGDALSSVEDLVAQVRAQPGMEGADLTDEVTTAQPYTVPAAGESRFRVAAVDLGIKANTPRMMAQRGITTVVVPGDVTIEEIEALGVDGVFLSNGPGDPATQTEMVALTREILARRIPLFGICFGNQILGRALGFGTYKLKFGHRGINQPVLERASGRVLISAHNHGFAVDAPLDTVSDTEFGRVQVGFVCLNDNVVEGLECLDVPAFSVQFHPEAAAGPHDAQALFDRFVALMSDPSQRNDTPRKASA
- a CDS encoding PH-like domain-containing protein, with translation MERLLLTLVLVALILLSAYGILVGWRHRAARQSDLAAPPAAPADLGDELCAPLSGLYVSTTNAGSWQDRIVAHTLGRRAAATVHLSRRGVLIDRVGETAIFIPAADLVAVGAAPGIAGKVMAMPDGVLVITWDLGGVQVDSGLRLDDLQAQAEWIQTARQLIPGVIPGATTNDGATA
- a CDS encoding dihydroorotase — encoded protein: MSAVLITGARPYGEEVTDLLLLDGVVAVAGAAASTDPRAAGAERIDGSGLIVLPGLVDLHTHLREPGREDSETVATGSAAAALGGYTAIFAMPNTDPTADTAGVVEQVYRLGVAAGLVDVFPIGAVTVGRRGERLAELGAMAASAARVRVFSDDGDCVSDPLLMRRALEYVKAFDGVIAQHAQEPRLTVGAQMHEGIVSATLGMTGWPAVAEEAIIARDCLLADHVDSRLHVCHLSTAGSVEIVAAAKARGTRVTAEVTPHHLILTDERAIGYDPVFKVNPPLRTASDVTALRTALAGGTIDIVATDHAPHAIQDKETEWDNAKPGMLGLQTALSVVIATMVATGLLDWRGVARVMSENPAVIGGLADHGRPIAEGEPANLVLVDPAATWTVRGDDLASLSDNTPFEGMTLPGKVVATILRGRPTVRAGVLAAATVEV
- a CDS encoding aspartate carbamoyltransferase catalytic subunit, with product MPRHLLSAGDLDRDAALRILDTATRLDQAIAGREVRKLPTLRGRTVVNLFYEDSTRTRISFELAAKRLSADVINFSAKGSSVSKGESLKDTALTLQAMGADAVVCRHSSSGAPERLSAWVDGHVINAGDGTHEHPTQALLDAYTLRRHLAPGGSLEGRRVVIVGDVLHSRVARSNVLLLSTLGVRVTLVAPPTLLPVGVDTWPADVSYDLDASLVGADAVMMLRVQRERMGGAFFPTEREYSRSYGLDSRRAALLARHGIVMHPGPMNRGMEITPQVADSAGSVIVEQVANGVTVRMAVLYLLLTGGRDE